The Thermoflavifilum sp. genome contains a region encoding:
- a CDS encoding DPP IV N-terminal domain-containing protein — protein MLTVEELAMKVFRVIPIHHIHVMLTICWITVNFSCKSIHYISQSTYQRAEQFRRDSIARKIYYLQVIPHWYRHDSAFWFVTNTPEGRKFFKVAINDSVVNPLFDHARLLDSLSRLLHKPIDTYNLDINIVHYAGDHELIFSIDSSIYRLNLVDYTIHKLSTSKISSPYVAYSPDSLWFAFHKQGNLFVVNMISNDTIQLSFDGNDQYTYASYYGWSDIMYGENGQRPDRFMVEWSPDSKYIFTQICDTRHARKMYLLNWSIDSLYRAQLMSYYRGSPGDTDVVKYIPIIFDINHRKMIPVKLPPVPHFIGVDLRWAKDSKHLFGTYYHRGYKKLDFIDVDALTGKVRVVCSDSSPTYVENNFVFRYLENLQIAFFTSERTGWKQLYQVYWNTGQVIPVTQGEFVVKELLKIDTVHKILYFTASGREKAVNPYYDFLYSIHFDGTGMKCLTPEPAHHEVYLAPEGDYFVDNYSTPTQPTTSILRRLTDGSVVMQLGKADIHDLLAMGWRFPQVFTTVARDGKTILYGALWKPIHFNPHRKYPIIDDSYTGPQTFVFPRSFNEAVFNRDQSLAEFGFIVMKVDGLGTAGRSKSFHNWSYRHMGDNLVDHVLSIRQLANRYHWIDTTRIGILGHSAGGYDAAHALMRFPGFYKVAVAESGDHDWRMEKAWWPEMYVGWPVDSVYEQQSNVTLAPYMQGKLLLIHGGIDENVNPASTFKLAHALIKAGKYFDMLIIPDVRHGYPSPFYQYAEKKMWNYFIENLLGAKPIE, from the coding sequence TTGTTAACCGTAGAAGAACTTGCCATGAAAGTTTTTAGAGTTATTCCTATTCATCATATTCATGTAATGCTTACGATATGCTGGATAACCGTAAACTTCTCCTGCAAATCAATCCATTATATAAGCCAATCAACTTATCAACGAGCAGAGCAATTTAGGCGGGATAGCATTGCCAGAAAGATTTATTATTTGCAAGTAATTCCTCATTGGTATCGGCATGATAGCGCTTTCTGGTTTGTTACAAACACGCCCGAAGGAAGAAAATTTTTTAAGGTTGCAATCAATGATAGCGTTGTTAATCCACTGTTCGATCATGCAAGATTATTAGATTCATTATCTCGTCTCCTGCATAAGCCCATTGATACTTATAACTTAGATATTAACATAGTGCACTATGCAGGAGATCATGAATTAATTTTCAGTATAGATAGTTCAATATACCGCCTGAATCTCGTCGATTATACCATACATAAGTTGTCGACAAGTAAAATATCAAGCCCATATGTGGCTTATTCTCCTGATAGCCTCTGGTTTGCTTTTCATAAACAAGGAAATCTTTTTGTTGTCAACATGATATCAAACGATACAATTCAGTTGAGTTTTGATGGGAATGATCAATATACATATGCCAGCTATTATGGATGGAGCGATATCATGTATGGAGAAAACGGACAACGACCTGATCGCTTCATGGTAGAATGGTCGCCTGATTCAAAATATATATTTACCCAGATTTGTGATACCCGACACGCCAGGAAGATGTATTTATTAAACTGGTCAATTGATAGCCTATATCGGGCACAGCTGATGTCGTATTATAGAGGCTCGCCTGGAGATACGGATGTAGTGAAATATATCCCTATTATTTTTGATATCAATCATCGTAAAATGATTCCTGTAAAACTTCCTCCTGTTCCTCATTTTATAGGTGTTGATTTGAGATGGGCTAAGGATAGCAAGCATTTGTTTGGCACATATTATCATAGGGGATATAAGAAACTTGATTTCATTGACGTAGATGCATTAACAGGAAAGGTAAGGGTTGTATGTTCGGACAGTAGTCCGACTTATGTAGAAAATAATTTTGTATTTCGATATCTGGAAAATTTACAAATAGCCTTTTTTACTTCTGAAAGAACAGGGTGGAAACAACTATATCAGGTTTACTGGAATACTGGCCAGGTCATTCCAGTTACTCAAGGTGAGTTTGTAGTAAAAGAATTATTAAAAATAGATACTGTTCACAAAATATTATACTTTACAGCTTCTGGCAGGGAAAAAGCAGTTAATCCTTACTATGACTTTTTATACAGCATTCATTTTGATGGAACCGGGATGAAATGCTTGACTCCAGAACCTGCACATCATGAGGTGTATTTGGCACCGGAAGGCGATTATTTTGTGGATAATTATTCTACACCCACTCAGCCTACCACATCAATATTGCGTCGTTTGACAGATGGGTCAGTTGTCATGCAGTTGGGGAAGGCGGACATCCATGATTTGCTGGCTATGGGTTGGCGTTTTCCGCAGGTTTTTACTACAGTTGCAAGAGATGGTAAAACCATTTTGTATGGAGCTTTATGGAAACCCATACATTTTAATCCACATCGTAAGTATCCGATTATTGATGATAGCTATACTGGCCCACAGACTTTTGTTTTCCCACGTTCATTCAATGAAGCCGTTTTTAATCGTGATCAATCACTGGCGGAATTTGGATTTATAGTCATGAAAGTGGACGGCCTGGGAACGGCTGGGAGATCAAAATCTTTTCACAACTGGTCATATCGTCATATGGGTGATAACCTGGTTGATCATGTTTTATCTATTCGTCAGCTTGCCAATCGTTATCATTGGATAGATACAACTCGCATCGGGATTCTTGGTCATTCCGCCGGTGGTTATGATGCTGCACATGCATTAATGCGCTTCCCCGGCTTTTACAAAGTTGCAGTTGCAGAATCTGGCGATCACGATTGGAGGATGGAAAAGGCCTGGTGGCCTGAAATGTATGTGGGCTGGCCTGTAGATTCGGTTTATGAACAACAATCTAATGTTACGCTTGCTCCATACATGCAGGGAAAATTGCTACTGATACATGGTGGAATTGATGAAAATGTAAATCCGGCGTCTACTTTCAAACTGGCTCATGCTTTAATCAAAGCAGGAAAATATTTTGATATGCTCATTATTCCGGATGTTCGTCACGGTTATCCTTCTCCGTTTTATCAATATGCTGAGAAGAAAATGTGGAATTATTTTATTGAGAATTTACTTGGGGCAAAACCTATTGAATAG
- a CDS encoding glycoside hydrolase family 127 protein, which produces MRNSSPIKVIVVCVMLLSNMPFLKNAAAQSFYPEQHESGVMVVKPAIPIRAYPFNLADVRLLNSPFKEAMEADLKYLLELSPDRFLAHFRTHAGLPAKDSAYGGWESEGLAGHSLGHYLSACSMAYAATGDTALLHRVQYIVSELALCQEKRGTGYVGAIPNEDSIFGKISRGIIESRGFDLNGGWSPWYTVHKIMAGLLDAYMYCHIPQALEVEKGMADWTERTVKNLSDAQMQQMLICEYGGMNEVLANTYAVTGNPKYLKLAYRFYDHRILDSLAMQKDILPGKHSNTQIPKIIGCARIYELTGDRHMDSIATFFWNDVVYHHTYAPGGNGNYEYFGMPDTFPLSDNTMETCPTYNMLKLTTHLFSWHPSAKFMDYYERALYNHILATQNHQTGMMCYFTPLRMGSRKTYSTPFNSFWCCVGTGMENHVKYGQDIYDRGADGSLYVNLFIPSVLHWKQRQIIVTQKTNLPRTDTVYISLQMKQPQAFSIRIRKPSWAHLGMMVYVNGEKVPVQVDQDGYMVIHKTWRNGDRINCIIPEDLYTIAMPHDSSRIAIFYGPVLLAGDFGHQEPDPAQGVPVFVTSDRNVAHWIQRDGDRLIFHTIHTGQPADVKLIPFYETNDLYYSVYWDMFTPEQWAMRQQEYEAEKRRQEELEKRTVDVLRMGEMQPERDHQFKGEKTFTWEAHRRNWRAAGQDGYFSFIMKVDTAHANQLICTYWGGDNRGRKFDILVDGERIATEDLNRYHKSRFYSIIYPIPESLIHGKQEITITFQPQPGQMAGPVCEVRVVREK; this is translated from the coding sequence ATGCGTAATTCATCTCCTATCAAAGTCATCGTCGTGTGTGTGATGTTGCTGTCGAATATGCCTTTTCTGAAAAATGCGGCAGCTCAATCTTTTTATCCCGAGCAGCATGAATCGGGTGTGATGGTTGTAAAGCCAGCTATTCCTATCAGGGCGTATCCGTTTAATTTGGCGGATGTCAGATTATTGAATAGTCCCTTTAAAGAGGCTATGGAAGCCGATTTGAAGTATTTACTGGAATTGAGTCCCGATCGTTTTCTTGCACATTTTCGCACGCATGCCGGATTGCCCGCAAAAGATTCAGCATATGGCGGATGGGAATCGGAAGGTCTTGCCGGGCACAGCCTGGGTCATTATCTATCAGCCTGTTCTATGGCTTATGCGGCTACTGGCGATACGGCATTGCTGCATCGGGTGCAGTACATCGTGAGTGAATTAGCCCTCTGTCAGGAAAAGCGTGGTACAGGATATGTGGGGGCCATACCCAATGAAGATAGCATATTCGGGAAAATATCCCGGGGCATCATTGAATCCAGAGGATTTGATTTAAACGGAGGCTGGTCGCCCTGGTATACCGTGCATAAGATCATGGCCGGACTGCTTGATGCTTACATGTATTGCCATATTCCGCAGGCACTGGAAGTGGAGAAAGGTATGGCCGACTGGACAGAACGCACGGTGAAGAACCTGAGTGATGCCCAGATGCAACAAATGCTGATTTGTGAATATGGAGGCATGAATGAAGTACTGGCCAATACGTATGCGGTAACCGGCAATCCGAAATATCTGAAATTGGCTTATCGGTTTTATGACCATCGGATTCTCGATTCACTGGCCATGCAGAAAGATATTTTACCAGGCAAACATTCCAATACACAAATTCCAAAAATTATTGGATGTGCACGCATTTATGAACTTACGGGCGATCGGCATATGGATTCTATTGCAACATTTTTCTGGAATGATGTAGTGTATCATCATACCTATGCTCCCGGCGGAAACGGCAACTATGAATATTTCGGCATGCCCGATACATTTCCACTTTCCGACAATACCATGGAAACCTGTCCTACTTACAACATGTTGAAGTTAACCACTCATCTTTTCTCCTGGCATCCATCTGCTAAGTTTATGGATTATTATGAACGGGCATTATACAACCATATTCTGGCAACGCAAAACCACCAAACCGGCATGATGTGTTATTTCACCCCGTTGCGCATGGGAAGTCGGAAAACCTATAGCACACCCTTTAACTCATTCTGGTGTTGTGTAGGCACGGGCATGGAAAATCATGTCAAATACGGTCAGGATATTTATGATCGTGGAGCCGATGGTAGTTTGTATGTGAATTTATTTATTCCTTCTGTACTGCACTGGAAACAACGACAGATCATCGTCACACAGAAAACCAATTTACCGCGTACCGATACCGTTTATATTTCTTTGCAGATGAAGCAACCACAAGCATTTTCCATTCGTATCCGCAAGCCGTCGTGGGCACATCTGGGGATGATGGTGTATGTAAATGGAGAGAAAGTACCTGTACAGGTGGATCAGGATGGATATATGGTCATACACAAAACCTGGAGAAATGGCGATCGTATAAATTGTATAATACCGGAAGATTTATACACCATTGCCATGCCGCACGATTCCAGTCGGATTGCCATTTTCTATGGACCTGTTTTGCTGGCAGGCGATTTCGGACATCAGGAACCCGATCCAGCGCAGGGAGTTCCTGTTTTTGTGACTTCCGACCGCAATGTAGCTCACTGGATTCAGCGTGATGGAGATAGACTGATCTTCCATACTATACACACCGGCCAACCTGCCGACGTTAAGCTTATCCCATTTTATGAAACCAATGATCTGTATTATTCGGTTTACTGGGATATGTTTACACCCGAACAATGGGCAATGAGACAACAAGAATATGAAGCGGAGAAAAGACGACAGGAAGAGTTAGAGAAACGTACGGTGGATGTTTTACGCATGGGTGAAATGCAGCCGGAGCGCGATCATCAGTTCAAGGGAGAGAAAACATTTACCTGGGAAGCTCATCGCCGCAACTGGCGTGCAGCGGGTCAGGATGGCTATTTTAGTTTTATCATGAAAGTCGATACAGCACATGCCAATCAATTGATCTGTACTTACTGGGGAGGTGATAACCGTGGAAGAAAGTTTGATATTCTGGTCGATGGGGAAAGAATAGCTACAGAAGATTTAAATCGGTATCATAAATCGAGGTTTTATTCCATCATCTATCCTATTCCGGAATCACTTATCCATGGCAAACAAGAGATCACCATCACCTTTCAACCACAACCTGGACAGATGGCCGGTCCGGTGTGTGAGGTGCGCGTGGTGAGAGAAAAATGA
- a CDS encoding beta-L-arabinofuranosidase domain-containing protein, which translates to MKHTLLCCLMFLLSGVYPENLLLQARYFASSPPSHDSLPHDYTIHPVPFSDVRLTDHFWKPRIDRMYTVTLPHELNELRITGRDRNFELAALALQTHVDTGSFCTQYPFDDTDLYKVIEGISYALMLHPDPVLKKRMDSLIALIAAAQEPDGYLYTARTINPLHPHPWSGLQRWENVEKLSHELYNSGHLFQAAAANYLATGDSALLKVAIKNADLLCRTFGWGKLEKYPGHPEVELGLVSLYRVTHDPRYLQLAKFFLDVRGPGGSTYEQAQQKVVDQRKAVGHAVRAGYLYSAMADVSALTGDTAYVHADRYIWNDIVSTQLYVTGGVGATSNGEAFGQPYELPNLTAYNETCASIANVYFNQRMFLTTGDAVYYDVLERTLYNALLDGLSLKGDAFFYPNPLASMGGYTRSAWFGCSCCPTNLARFIPVVGGYFYATRGHDIYVNLYGANEASIRLEDQLVRVHEETNYPWSGDIRIMLEPEHTGVFTLRLRIPGWAMNRPVPSDLYTFANPSSAQYAIQLNGQSIHPVIENGYAVINRTWKKGDQITLHLPMNVHVVEANPHVKADVGRIALQRGPLVYCLEWPDNPDHHVLNLIVNPHQTITTTFKPDLLDGVEIIQGKALAARRTLSGKIETTPVHFTAIPYYAWANRGAGEMTVWIAADEQAVQPLPAPTIAYTSTIRASRPSRSLMAIHDQILPDSSNDHSVLYFHWWPEKDTTVWVEYDFKQPATVSSSSVYWYDDHLTGGGCSVPDSWQLFYRQNNRWLPVQNVTSYGTKKDQLNIVKFKPVHTSALRMVIRLNKQYATGIYEWEVK; encoded by the coding sequence ATGAAACATACTTTGCTGTGCTGCTTGATGTTTTTGCTTTCAGGAGTTTATCCTGAAAATCTTTTACTGCAAGCAAGATATTTTGCATCTTCACCCCCTTCTCATGATTCTCTACCGCATGATTATACGATTCATCCGGTGCCGTTTAGCGATGTCAGGTTAACCGATCATTTCTGGAAACCCAGAATAGATCGGATGTACACCGTAACCTTACCCCATGAATTAAACGAGTTACGCATAACGGGTAGAGATCGGAATTTTGAATTGGCTGCTCTTGCCTTGCAAACCCATGTAGATACGGGTAGCTTTTGTACGCAATATCCATTCGATGATACCGATCTGTATAAGGTCATTGAAGGGATCAGTTATGCCTTGATGTTGCATCCCGACCCGGTCTTAAAAAAACGTATGGATAGCCTTATTGCCTTGATTGCCGCGGCTCAGGAACCAGATGGTTATCTGTACACGGCACGTACCATTAATCCTTTGCATCCGCATCCGTGGTCGGGTTTACAAAGATGGGAGAATGTAGAAAAGCTCAGCCATGAACTCTATAATTCCGGTCATTTGTTTCAGGCAGCGGCTGCTAACTATTTAGCAACAGGCGATAGTGCATTGTTGAAAGTAGCCATTAAAAATGCCGATTTACTCTGCCGTACGTTCGGATGGGGAAAACTGGAAAAATATCCCGGTCATCCGGAGGTGGAGCTGGGTCTGGTGAGTTTATATCGGGTTACCCATGATCCGAGATATTTGCAATTGGCAAAGTTTTTTCTTGATGTGCGCGGCCCCGGCGGAAGTACGTATGAGCAAGCCCAGCAAAAAGTGGTGGATCAACGCAAGGCGGTGGGCCATGCCGTGCGGGCGGGTTATCTCTACTCCGCTATGGCCGATGTGAGTGCACTTACAGGCGATACGGCTTATGTGCATGCCGATCGTTACATCTGGAACGATATTGTTTCCACACAACTGTATGTTACGGGTGGGGTGGGGGCTACCAGCAATGGCGAGGCTTTTGGTCAACCCTATGAATTGCCTAACCTCACAGCTTACAATGAAACCTGTGCTTCCATTGCCAATGTTTATTTCAACCAGCGCATGTTTCTCACCACAGGCGATGCCGTTTATTATGATGTGCTGGAGCGCACCTTATATAATGCCTTACTTGATGGATTATCATTAAAAGGGGATGCATTTTTTTATCCCAATCCGTTGGCTTCAATGGGCGGATACACGCGCAGTGCATGGTTTGGCTGTTCCTGTTGCCCCACCAATCTGGCGCGTTTCATCCCGGTTGTGGGTGGATATTTTTATGCTACACGCGGTCATGATATCTATGTAAATCTTTATGGCGCCAATGAGGCTTCGATTCGTTTAGAGGATCAGCTTGTGCGTGTGCATGAAGAAACCAATTATCCCTGGTCTGGTGATATCCGGATTATGCTGGAACCCGAACACACCGGTGTGTTCACGCTAAGATTGCGTATACCCGGATGGGCAATGAATCGGCCCGTACCCAGCGATTTATATACTTTTGCCAATCCCTCATCAGCACAATATGCCATTCAATTGAATGGGCAGAGCATTCATCCCGTCATTGAAAACGGATATGCCGTTATAAACCGAACCTGGAAGAAAGGAGATCAGATTACGCTGCATTTGCCGATGAATGTGCATGTCGTTGAAGCCAATCCGCATGTAAAAGCAGATGTGGGCAGAATAGCTCTGCAGCGGGGACCGCTGGTATATTGTCTGGAATGGCCCGATAATCCGGATCATCATGTGCTGAACTTGATTGTGAACCCACATCAAACCATTACCACTACGTTTAAACCGGATTTACTCGATGGCGTGGAAATCATCCAGGGTAAAGCCCTGGCAGCCCGGCGCACGTTGAGTGGAAAAATAGAAACCACACCCGTACACTTCACTGCAATTCCGTATTATGCATGGGCGAATCGGGGCGCCGGTGAGATGACGGTCTGGATAGCAGCCGACGAGCAAGCCGTACAACCTTTGCCGGCTCCAACGATTGCTTATACAAGTACCATTCGTGCATCACGTCCATCCAGAAGTTTGATGGCCATTCATGATCAAATCCTGCCCGATAGTTCAAACGATCATTCGGTGCTGTATTTTCACTGGTGGCCGGAGAAAGATACCACCGTGTGGGTGGAATATGATTTCAAACAGCCCGCCACGGTTTCATCGAGCAGCGTGTACTGGTATGATGATCATCTTACCGGTGGCGGATGCAGTGTGCCCGATAGCTGGCAATTGTTTTATCGACAAAATAATCGATGGTTACCCGTTCAAAATGTAACTTCCTACGGCACAAAAAAAGATCAGTTAAACATCGTGAAATTTAAACCCGTTCACACTTCGGCCCTGCGCATGGTTATCCGATTAAACAAACAATACGCTACCGGCATCTATGAATGGGAGGTGAAATAA
- a CDS encoding DUF885 family protein, with amino-acid sequence MPACLKRMSFLFFILTLLHIPDAFAQSSNLDFSEMAGDIERFEAGWRDLNRSMQDMPLQLIDYRNHYLHRWQDTLQSISFDQLSQEGKVDDILLQYTIHKQLFENEQQLQVWEAIRKLLPLTDSILLVAEKRHEGDRLNPEWTAGIFHQFADQLQQRSQHIYPATLPDAHLSYPVLQAMQHLHAIIKGIYDFYNLYDPAFTWWMQTTYRRTDSLFIVYTDSLRVAIMRQLNAHDRSGIHGSPIGRDALVRLLHDEMIPYTPEELIDIANREYNWCLQQIKKASAAMGYGDDWKAALEKVKQTYVQPGEQPQLIKKLEDEAIQFVKQHQLVTIPELAEISWTMEMMSPQRQRVNPFFTGGDVLSISYPTSTMSYTDKLMSMRGNNPYFSRATVFHEIIPGHYLQEYMNERYRNYRWPFHTAFWTEGWAFYWEMLMWDKGYDQTPEQQIGALFWRMHRCARIVFSINFHLGKWTPEQCVEYLIDKVGHERANAEGEVRRSFEGGYGPLYQLAYMIGALQFYALHHELVDSGRMTDRAFHNAILKEGNIPIEMVRAILEHTPLKKDYQPQWRFYQEISK; translated from the coding sequence ATGCCTGCTTGTTTAAAGCGTATGTCGTTTCTTTTTTTCATCCTTACGCTCTTGCACATTCCAGATGCTTTTGCGCAATCATCCAATCTCGATTTTAGCGAGATGGCCGGTGATATCGAGCGATTTGAAGCCGGATGGCGCGATCTGAATCGGTCCATGCAAGATATGCCTTTACAGCTCATCGATTATCGAAACCATTATTTGCATCGATGGCAGGATACCTTGCAGTCTATTTCTTTCGATCAGCTGAGTCAGGAAGGAAAAGTCGATGATATCCTGTTGCAATACACCATTCACAAACAATTATTTGAAAATGAACAACAGCTTCAGGTATGGGAAGCTATCCGAAAATTATTACCGTTAACCGATAGCATACTTTTAGTTGCGGAGAAAAGACATGAAGGCGATAGGCTGAATCCGGAATGGACGGCGGGCATCTTTCATCAATTTGCTGATCAACTGCAACAACGATCGCAACATATCTATCCAGCCACATTACCTGATGCTCATTTATCCTATCCGGTACTGCAGGCGATGCAACATTTGCATGCAATCATAAAAGGCATTTATGATTTTTATAACCTCTATGATCCTGCGTTTACCTGGTGGATGCAAACCACCTATCGACGGACGGATTCTCTTTTCATAGTGTATACCGACAGTTTGCGTGTGGCTATAATGCGGCAGCTGAATGCGCATGATCGCAGTGGCATTCATGGAAGTCCCATCGGACGCGATGCATTAGTCAGATTGTTGCACGATGAAATGATTCCTTATACTCCCGAAGAATTGATTGATATCGCCAATCGAGAATACAACTGGTGTCTGCAACAAATTAAAAAGGCATCCGCAGCCATGGGATATGGTGATGACTGGAAAGCTGCACTGGAAAAGGTAAAGCAAACTTATGTACAACCCGGCGAACAACCACAGCTGATTAAAAAACTGGAAGATGAAGCCATACAATTTGTAAAACAACATCAACTGGTAACCATTCCCGAGCTGGCGGAGATAAGCTGGACGATGGAAATGATGTCGCCTCAGCGACAGCGGGTGAATCCGTTTTTTACCGGTGGCGATGTACTCAGCATTTCTTATCCCACCAGCACGATGTCGTATACCGATAAGTTGATGAGCATGCGCGGGAATAATCCTTATTTTTCACGCGCCACTGTTTTTCATGAAATCATTCCCGGCCATTATTTGCAGGAATATATGAATGAAAGATATCGGAATTATCGTTGGCCCTTTCATACGGCATTCTGGACGGAAGGATGGGCTTTTTACTGGGAAATGTTGATGTGGGATAAAGGATATGATCAAACACCCGAACAACAGATTGGTGCCTTGTTCTGGCGTATGCATCGCTGTGCACGCATCGTGTTTTCAATCAATTTTCATTTAGGGAAATGGACGCCCGAGCAATGTGTAGAATATTTAATCGATAAGGTCGGCCATGAGCGTGCTAATGCGGAAGGTGAGGTGCGTCGTTCATTTGAAGGGGGATATGGTCCATTGTATCAACTGGCTTATATGATCGGTGCATTGCAATTTTATGCTCTGCATCATGAGTTAGTTGATTCCGGTAGAATGACGGATCGGGCATTTCATAATGCGATTCTGAAAGAAGGCAATATACCCATTGAGATGGTGCGTGCGATTCTGGAACATACTCCACTGAAAAAAGATTATCAGCCGCAATGGCGGTTTTATCAGGAAATAAGCAAATAG